A genomic region of Pseudomonadota bacterium contains the following coding sequences:
- a CDS encoding adenylate/guanylate cyclase domain-containing protein produces MEAERAKRRLAAIVAADVAGYSRLVGVDEEGTLARLKALRRELIDPKIAEHSGRIVKTTGDGLLLEFASAVDAVRCAVDIQRTMVSHEDGQPEDRRIRFRVGVNVGDIVIDGEDILGDGVNIAARLPRSVATSRQAVGRGAGVRQPLRRSRAGIFC; encoded by the coding sequence GTGGAGGCCGAACGCGCCAAGCGCAGGCTTGCGGCCATCGTCGCGGCCGACGTCGCCGGCTACAGCCGGCTTGTCGGCGTGGACGAGGAGGGAACGCTCGCGCGCCTGAAGGCGCTTCGCCGCGAGCTTATCGATCCCAAGATCGCCGAACATTCCGGCCGCATCGTCAAGACCACCGGCGATGGGCTGCTCTTGGAGTTCGCCAGCGCGGTCGATGCCGTCCGCTGCGCCGTGGACATCCAGCGAACGATGGTTTCGCACGAGGACGGCCAGCCCGAGGATCGCCGGATTCGCTTCCGAGTCGGTGTGAACGTCGGTGACATCGTCATCGATGGTGAGGACATCCTCGGCGATGGCGTCAACATCGCAGCCCGCCTGCCAAGGAGCGTTGCCACTTCCCGACAAGCCGTCGGTCGCGGTGCTGGCGTTCGACAACCTCTCCGGCGATCACGAGCAGGAATATTTTGCTGA